In Vicinamibacterales bacterium, the following are encoded in one genomic region:
- a CDS encoding enoyl-CoA hydratase-related protein yields the protein MAFENLEVAHEDAVVIVTINRPKVLNALNGQTIDELHQVVAEASSSESVRCVVLTGAGDKAFVAGADIAELAELTPVNGSAHARRGQALFGLIESLGKPVIAAINGYALGGGCELAMACTLRLASDSAKLGQPEINLGIMPGYAGSQRLPRLVGKGRALELLLTGAHISAEEARLIGLVNRVVPAAELMTEARKLARELAGKAPVAVRAIIAAVNEGLEMPFSQAVVHESVLFGLVTSTDDMREGTNAFLEKRKAVFKGS from the coding sequence ATGGCTTTTGAGAATCTTGAAGTAGCGCATGAGGATGCCGTTGTCATCGTCACGATCAACCGTCCAAAGGTGCTGAACGCTCTTAATGGCCAAACCATCGACGAGTTGCATCAGGTCGTGGCCGAGGCCTCTAGTAGCGAGTCCGTCCGTTGCGTCGTGCTGACTGGGGCCGGTGACAAGGCGTTCGTGGCTGGTGCTGACATCGCCGAGTTAGCTGAACTAACGCCGGTGAATGGCAGTGCGCATGCGCGGCGCGGCCAAGCGCTGTTTGGGTTGATTGAGAGTTTAGGCAAGCCGGTCATTGCGGCGATCAATGGTTACGCCTTAGGCGGCGGGTGTGAACTCGCGATGGCGTGTACCTTACGTCTGGCTTCGGACTCTGCCAAGCTCGGCCAGCCCGAGATTAATCTTGGAATTATGCCCGGCTACGCGGGTTCGCAGCGTCTACCCCGACTGGTTGGCAAGGGGCGGGCCCTTGAATTGTTGCTGACGGGAGCTCACATAAGTGCCGAGGAGGCTCGCCTGATTGGCCTGGTCAATCGCGTCGTGCCGGCCGCCGAGCTGATGACTGAGGCAAGAAAGCTCGCGAGGGAATTGGCAGGCAAGGCACCGGTCGCGGTCCGCGCAATCATTGCTGCAGTTAACGAAGGATTAGAAATGCCGTTTTCCCAGGCCGTGGTCCATGAGTCAGTTTTGTTTGGCTTAGTTACGTCGACCGATGATATGCGTGAAGGAACTAACGCGTTTCTTGAAAAGCGTAAGGCGGTCTTTAAGGGTTCGTGA
- a CDS encoding DUF6677 family protein — translation MTKYSRRSRAQAQVAGNVESPTTLICLMAWAVPGAGHLWQGRVRQGLVFMVTLPLMFATGLWLEGRIFFFDASEPLVALAAVANFGIGLLYLLGRVIDLGSGNAVAATYEYGNSFLIVAGLLNALVVVDAYDVSLGRK, via the coding sequence ATGACTAAGTATTCACGACGGTCCCGTGCGCAGGCGCAGGTAGCTGGCAACGTGGAAAGTCCAACAACCTTGATCTGCTTAATGGCGTGGGCAGTGCCCGGCGCCGGTCATTTGTGGCAGGGTCGAGTTCGTCAGGGCTTGGTATTTATGGTGACGTTGCCTCTGATGTTTGCGACCGGACTCTGGCTTGAGGGACGCATCTTTTTTTTTGATGCATCCGAGCCGTTAGTTGCCCTTGCCGCGGTGGCTAACTTCGGCATTGGCTTGCTCTACTTACTGGGGCGGGTCATAGACCTTGGCTCGGGGAACGCCGTCGCAGCGACCTACGAATACGGCAACTCCTTTCTGATTGTTGCGGGACTACTTAATGCCCTAGTGGTAGTTGATGCTTACGACGTCTCGCTCGGTCGGAAATAG
- a CDS encoding VanZ family protein, translating into MPDRRLESRWWLWGPVWAHMTAIFISSSLPGSAVPSAVPDKSVHLAVYGLLGALLLRALADGRWAGVRGKTALASIFLTIAYGISDEWHQSFVPGRTPDSIDLIVDGVGAATVVGATWVWSIIRARRAHATRCSGHAAPTFTERLP; encoded by the coding sequence ATGCCCGACCGTCGTCTTGAATCTCGTTGGTGGTTGTGGGGACCGGTTTGGGCGCATATGACAGCAATTTTCATTTCGTCCTCGCTGCCAGGGTCGGCCGTACCGTCCGCGGTACCTGACAAATCGGTACACCTCGCCGTCTACGGTCTTCTCGGAGCTCTCCTGCTCCGTGCGCTCGCTGATGGACGATGGGCTGGTGTGAGGGGTAAGACTGCTCTTGCCTCGATTTTCTTAACGATTGCCTACGGCATTTCTGATGAGTGGCACCAATCGTTTGTGCCGGGGCGAACGCCAGATTCCATTGACCTTATAGTTGATGGGGTCGGTGCTGCTACTGTGGTCGGTGCCACTTGGGTGTGGAGTATAATTAGGGCACGTCGAGCGCATGCCACGCGTTGCTCGGGCCACGCCGCGCCGACCTTCACCGAACGACTCCCGTGA
- the ribH gene encoding 6,7-dimethyl-8-ribityllumazine synthase, with protein sequence MTRSFDSSVLPDARNLHVALVVSQYHREVTDRLRQGAMAGLKQAGTDEEDVEVVEVPGTFEIPLAARCAAESGRFNAIVCLGCVIKGDTAHFEFIASAVAHGITAASAETGVPMTFGVLTTNSLDEAMARTSVEDLTNDGPSNKGWEAAAAAIGLVNALTTLTIGSEIPAHLEPPEGG encoded by the coding sequence GTGACGCGTTCATTCGACTCATCGGTCTTGCCAGACGCCAGGAATCTCCATGTAGCCTTGGTCGTGTCTCAGTATCATCGTGAGGTAACGGACCGGTTGCGGCAGGGTGCGATGGCTGGACTTAAGCAGGCGGGTACTGACGAGGAAGACGTGGAAGTAGTGGAGGTTCCGGGAACGTTTGAAATTCCATTGGCCGCTCGCTGTGCTGCCGAAAGTGGTCGATTTAATGCGATAGTTTGCTTGGGATGTGTGATCAAGGGTGATACCGCGCACTTTGAGTTCATCGCTTCGGCAGTGGCTCACGGCATTACGGCCGCCTCGGCTGAGACGGGTGTTCCGATGACTTTTGGTGTTTTAACGACCAACTCACTTGACGAGGCTATGGCACGTACTTCGGTCGAGGACCTCACAAACGACGGTCCATCCAACAAGGGGTGGGAAGCAGCCGCGGCCGCTATTGGGTTGGTAAATGCGTTGACGACACTTACCATTGGAAGTGAGATACCCGCGCACCTCGAACCGCCGGAGGGCGGGTGA